A window from Oceanithermus desulfurans encodes these proteins:
- a CDS encoding enoyl-CoA hydratase/isomerase family protein, protein MAHEHDHSHEEVPAFALEVPEFEFLRYEVAEGIAWVTFTRPKALNALAADVLREIAEVTEVIAEDPEVKVAVFTGEGKAFVAGADISEINALKDVFIGREFALAGQEVMNHIAALPVPTIAAINGYALGGGLELALACDLRVAATKAKLGLPEVGLGLIPGFGGTQRLPRLVGVGRAFDLILTGRHVPAEEALALGLVNRVADDAVAAARELAQAIMKNSPVALALAKEAVARGADVPLPEALEIEADLFGMTVTTHDMREGTAAFLEKRAPEFKGE, encoded by the coding sequence ATGGCACACGAACACGACCATTCGCACGAAGAGGTTCCCGCCTTCGCGCTCGAAGTGCCCGAGTTCGAGTTCCTGCGCTACGAGGTCGCCGAGGGGATCGCCTGGGTGACCTTCACCCGGCCCAAGGCGCTCAACGCCCTGGCGGCCGACGTGCTGCGCGAGATCGCCGAGGTGACCGAGGTCATCGCCGAGGACCCCGAGGTCAAGGTGGCCGTCTTCACCGGCGAGGGCAAGGCCTTCGTGGCCGGGGCCGACATCAGCGAGATCAACGCCCTCAAGGACGTCTTCATCGGCCGTGAGTTCGCCCTGGCGGGCCAGGAGGTCATGAACCACATCGCCGCGCTGCCGGTGCCCACGATCGCCGCGATCAACGGCTACGCGCTCGGGGGAGGGCTCGAGCTCGCGCTGGCCTGCGACCTGCGCGTGGCGGCGACGAAGGCCAAGCTGGGCCTGCCCGAGGTGGGCCTGGGCCTGATCCCGGGTTTTGGCGGCACCCAGCGGCTGCCCCGCCTGGTGGGCGTGGGGCGCGCCTTCGACCTCATCCTCACCGGCCGCCACGTCCCTGCGGAGGAGGCGCTTGCTCTCGGTCTGGTGAACCGCGTGGCCGACGACGCGGTGGCCGCGGCGCGGGAGCTGGCCCAGGCGATCATGAAGAACAGCCCGGTGGCGCTGGCGCTGGCCAAGGAGGCGGTGGCGCGCGGCGCCGACGTGCCCCTGCCCGAGGCGCTGGAGATCGAGGCCGACCTCTTCGGCATGACCGTCACCACCCACGACATGCGCGAGGGCACCGCGGCCTTCCTGGAAAAACGGGCGCCCGAGTTCAAGGGCGAGTAG
- a CDS encoding phosphorylase family protein, with the protein MSPLHVRAKTGEVAPFVLLPGDPGRAEYIAETFLEDVTTYNTYRSLLGFTGRYKGLPVSVQTTGMGCPSASIVAEELVQLGARVLVRVGTSGAVDPALSAADLLVVQGAVPLDGTTRQYLENRPYAPIPSWPVLKALERAAAASGEPYHVGLIATEDAFYATNPENARAWHRFGVMAFEMEAAALFLVAKMRGVHAGALLTVSNQIGDTEFVEESLLQQGVHRMIATALEGLVLLEGEV; encoded by the coding sequence ATGAGCCCACTGCACGTTCGCGCCAAGACCGGCGAGGTCGCCCCCTTCGTCCTCCTGCCCGGGGACCCCGGCCGGGCCGAGTACATCGCCGAGACCTTTCTCGAAGACGTCACCACCTACAACACCTACCGGTCCCTGCTCGGCTTCACCGGCCGTTACAAGGGGCTGCCGGTCAGCGTGCAGACCACCGGGATGGGATGCCCTTCGGCCTCGATCGTGGCCGAGGAGCTGGTGCAGCTCGGCGCCCGCGTGCTGGTGCGCGTCGGCACCAGCGGCGCGGTCGACCCCGCGCTGTCGGCGGCCGACCTGCTGGTGGTCCAGGGCGCGGTGCCGCTCGACGGCACCACCCGCCAGTACCTGGAAAACCGCCCCTACGCGCCGATTCCCAGTTGGCCGGTGCTGAAGGCGCTGGAGCGGGCGGCGGCCGCCTCGGGCGAGCCCTACCACGTGGGGCTGATCGCCACCGAGGACGCCTTCTACGCCACCAACCCCGAGAACGCGCGCGCCTGGCACCGCTTCGGCGTCATGGCCTTCGAGATGGAGGCCGCGGCGCTCTTCCTCGTCGCCAAGATGCGCGGCGTCCACGCCGGCGCGCTGCTGACGGTCTCGAACCAGATCGGCGACACCGAGTTCGTCGAGGAAAGCCTGCTGCAGCAGGGCGTGCACCGCATGATCGCGACGGCCCTGGAGGGGCTCGTCCTCCTGGAAGGAGAGGTGTAG
- a CDS encoding 2-phosphosulfolactate phosphatase, with translation MPRRLSAVLSPAEALPSAVTALVVDVIRATTTAAFLLDGGARELVLTAEVAQARAEARQRGALLAGERGGLPPEGFDLGNSPREVHPGRVRGRTVVMTTTNGTRAAVRAAVAAERVGLAALVNVGAAVRWAAARGGDVVLVAAGREGRAALDDAYALGALVARFRGLEPDARLDDGARLAQALFLAHPDPRPLLQSSAAAAALAQVGLAADVEVCARTDALAVLPELAAREGAALRFRPVYPKGV, from the coding sequence ATGCCGCGCAGGCTTAGCGCCGTCCTTTCGCCGGCCGAGGCGCTGCCGTCGGCGGTGACGGCCCTGGTGGTGGACGTGATCCGGGCCACCACGACCGCGGCCTTCCTGCTGGACGGGGGGGCGCGCGAGCTCGTGCTTACCGCGGAGGTCGCGCAGGCGCGGGCCGAGGCCCGCCAGCGCGGCGCGCTCCTCGCCGGCGAACGTGGCGGCCTGCCCCCGGAGGGCTTCGACCTCGGCAACAGCCCGCGCGAGGTCCACCCCGGCCGGGTGCGGGGGCGCACGGTGGTGATGACGACGACGAACGGCACCCGGGCGGCGGTGCGTGCGGCCGTGGCAGCGGAGCGGGTGGGGCTGGCGGCGCTGGTCAACGTCGGGGCGGCGGTGCGCTGGGCCGCCGCCCGCGGCGGCGACGTGGTGCTGGTGGCGGCGGGGCGCGAGGGGCGGGCGGCGCTCGACGACGCCTACGCCCTGGGGGCGCTGGTGGCGAGGTTCCGTGGGCTCGAGCCCGACGCCCGGCTCGACGACGGGGCCCGGCTGGCGCAGGCGCTCTTCCTGGCCCACCCCGACCCGCGCCCCTTACTCCAGTCCAGCGCCGCCGCGGCGGCGCTGGCGCAGGTCGGCCTCGCCGCCGACGTAGAGGTTTGCGCCCGGACCGACGCGCTCGCGGTGTTGCCCGAGCTCGCCGCCCGCGAGGGCGCGGCGCTGCGTTTCCGGCCCGTGTATCCTAAGGGCGTATGA
- the rpe gene encoding ribulose-phosphate 3-epimerase: protein MPLIAPSILSADFARLADQVRAAEAAGADWIHVDVMDGCFVPNITMGFVVVEALRPVTRLPLDVHLMIVEPERYVERFVAAGADLVTVHVEATPHVHRTLQLIRSAGAKAGLAVNPATPLDWFEDVLGELDLALLMSVNPGFGGQRFIPRSLERLERLSALRERLNPEVRIEVDGGVGPANAAELVRRGADVLVAGSAVFGGGAVAENLRALRDAAQA, encoded by the coding sequence ATGCCCCTTATCGCACCTTCCATCCTCTCCGCCGACTTCGCGCGTCTGGCGGACCAGGTCCGCGCGGCCGAGGCGGCCGGCGCCGACTGGATCCACGTCGACGTGATGGACGGGTGCTTCGTGCCCAACATCACGATGGGCTTCGTCGTCGTCGAGGCCCTGCGGCCGGTGACCCGCCTGCCCCTCGACGTCCACCTGATGATCGTCGAGCCCGAGCGCTACGTCGAACGCTTCGTCGCCGCCGGCGCCGACCTGGTGACCGTCCACGTCGAGGCGACCCCGCACGTTCACCGCACGCTGCAGCTGATCCGCTCCGCGGGCGCTAAGGCGGGGCTGGCCGTGAACCCCGCCACCCCGCTCGACTGGTTCGAGGACGTGCTGGGCGAGCTCGACCTGGCGCTTTTGATGAGCGTCAACCCCGGGTTCGGGGGGCAGCGCTTCATCCCCCGCAGCCTCGAGCGGCTCGAGCGTCTGTCCGCCCTGCGCGAGCGCCTCAACCCCGAGGTGCGGATCGAGGTGGACGGCGGCGTCGGGCCCGCCAACGCCGCCGAGCTGGTGCGGCGCGGGGCCGACGTGCTGGTCGCGGGCTCGGCCGTCTTCGGCGGCGGCGCGGTGGCCGAGAACCTGCGCGCGCTCCGCGATGCCGCGCAGGCTTAG
- a CDS encoding Crp/Fnr family transcriptional regulator, translated as MKLDVSDIISRSPLFEGVPPEGYEIAEQAFRTISLRPRQTVFEAGDPGHALYLIRSGKVKISHRNLDGREKVLAYLNPGEIFGEMSLVDDEPRSATATAVEDTVIHALYLEEYWGLVRRFPQVAHNLARIIARRLREMNHEVEVLTFEEARGKVAYALLKLFRHRYGEETAHGRSMPLTHRELADLAGTSRETATRVLGQFQELGLVAFGSRLIEVRDPAGLENVLYDL; from the coding sequence ATGAAGCTCGACGTGTCCGACATCATCAGCCGCTCCCCCTTGTTCGAGGGCGTGCCGCCCGAAGGCTACGAGATCGCCGAGCAGGCCTTCCGCACCATCTCGCTGCGCCCCCGGCAGACCGTCTTCGAGGCCGGGGACCCCGGGCACGCGCTCTACCTGATCCGTTCCGGCAAGGTCAAGATCTCGCACCGCAACCTGGACGGCCGCGAGAAGGTGCTCGCCTACCTGAACCCCGGCGAGATCTTCGGCGAGATGAGCCTGGTGGACGACGAGCCCCGTTCGGCCACGGCCACGGCCGTCGAGGACACGGTCATCCACGCCCTCTACCTGGAGGAGTACTGGGGGCTGGTGCGGCGGTTCCCGCAGGTGGCCCACAACCTGGCGCGCATCATCGCCCGCCGCCTGCGCGAGATGAACCACGAGGTCGAGGTGCTCACCTTCGAGGAGGCGCGCGGCAAGGTGGCCTACGCCCTGCTCAAGCTCTTCCGCCACCGATACGGCGAAGAGACCGCGCACGGGCGCAGCATGCCGCTCACCCACCGCGAGCTCGCCGACCTGGCGGGCACCAGCCGCGAGACGGCCACCCGCGTCCTCGGGCAATTCCAGGAGCTCGGCCTCGTCGCCTTCGGATCGCGCCTCATCGAGGTGCGGGATCCGGCAGGCCTCGAGAACGTGCTGTACGATTTGTAG
- a CDS encoding ABC transporter ATP-binding protein — protein sequence MEDVWALKAEGLTFRYGELELFRDLDLELEPGAVRAVLGPSGSGKTTLVHLLAGILPLPSGRLWWGEVEVGRRSEEELARLRRERVGLVFQHHYLLDELTALENVLVPGMIAGRPDPGWARRLIERVGLAAHAHQRPDTLSGGERQRVAVARALYPRPRVVLADEPTGALDRANARRVKDLLLELAGENGAAVLLATHDEALVQGLPAWRIEDGRLVGG from the coding sequence ATGGAGGACGTGTGGGCGCTCAAGGCCGAGGGGCTGACCTTTCGCTACGGCGAGCTCGAGCTTTTCCGGGACCTCGACCTGGAACTGGAGCCGGGCGCGGTGCGGGCGGTGCTGGGACCCAGCGGCTCCGGCAAGACGACGCTGGTGCACCTGCTCGCGGGCATCCTGCCCCTGCCGTCGGGGCGGCTGTGGTGGGGCGAGGTCGAGGTCGGGCGGCGCAGCGAGGAGGAGCTGGCGCGGCTGCGGCGGGAGCGGGTGGGCCTGGTCTTCCAGCACCACTACCTGCTCGACGAGCTCACCGCGCTGGAAAACGTCCTGGTGCCGGGCATGATCGCCGGCCGGCCCGACCCCGGGTGGGCCCGGCGCCTGATCGAACGGGTCGGGCTGGCGGCGCACGCCCACCAGCGGCCCGACACCCTCTCGGGCGGGGAGCGGCAGCGGGTGGCCGTGGCCCGGGCCCTCTACCCGCGGCCGCGCGTCGTCCTGGCCGACGAGCCCACCGGAGCCCTCGACCGCGCCAACGCCCGCAGGGTCAAGGATCTGCTGCTCGAGCTGGCCGGGGAAAACGGGGCCGCCGTGCTGCTGGCGACCCACGACGAAGCCCTGGTGCAGGGGCTGCCGGCCTGGCGGATCGAAGACGGCCGCCTGGTGGGCGGCTAG
- a CDS encoding phosphoribosyltransferase family protein, with protein MDTYPIQIGGVTRHVPLHEPFPGVRIPLVDFLGDIEFVRAVMGELVPKMPDDADLIVTVETSSIPLAHELAAARDLNYIVVRKRRRPYMIDPIIQEVESLTLGAGEVLWLDRRYTERILNKNVVLVMDVVASGGTMRALERVVHRAGGKVAARMAGFHQGNGAEGILTAGELPLL; from the coding sequence ATGGACACCTACCCCATCCAGATCGGCGGCGTGACCCGGCACGTTCCGCTGCACGAGCCCTTTCCGGGCGTACGCATTCCGCTCGTCGACTTCCTGGGCGACATCGAGTTCGTCCGCGCGGTGATGGGGGAGCTCGTGCCCAAGATGCCGGACGACGCCGACCTGATCGTCACCGTCGAGACCTCTTCGATCCCGCTGGCCCACGAGCTGGCCGCGGCGCGCGACCTCAACTACATCGTGGTGCGCAAGCGCCGCCGCCCCTACATGATCGACCCCATCATCCAGGAGGTCGAGTCGCTCACCCTGGGGGCCGGCGAGGTCCTCTGGCTCGACCGCCGCTACACCGAGCGCATCCTCAACAAGAACGTCGTCCTGGTCATGGACGTGGTGGCTTCGGGGGGGACGATGCGTGCGCTCGAGCGCGTGGTGCACCGCGCCGGGGGCAAGGTGGCCGCGCGCATGGCTGGCTTCCATCAGGGCAACGGCGCCGAAGGCATCCTCACCGCCGGCGAGCTGCCCCTGCTCTAG
- a CDS encoding phosphoribosyltransferase family protein — protein MKSYPIEIGGVKRELPVVQVGDGVAVALLNLLGDTELTEAVAEEMAKRLPQQVEVLVTPEVKAVPLAHALSRRTGLPYIVARKTAKPYMIHPVTREVLSITTGKPQLLVLDGADIAKIKGKKVAIVDDVVSTGSTLKGLRELIESVGGEVAAVMAVFTEGTPRDDVIALGHLPLFSPEEA, from the coding sequence ATGAAGAGCTATCCCATCGAGATCGGCGGGGTGAAGCGCGAACTGCCCGTGGTGCAGGTAGGCGACGGCGTGGCCGTCGCCCTGCTCAACCTGCTAGGGGACACCGAGCTGACCGAGGCGGTGGCCGAGGAGATGGCGAAACGGCTGCCGCAGCAGGTCGAGGTGCTCGTCACCCCCGAGGTCAAGGCGGTTCCCCTGGCCCACGCGCTGTCCCGCCGGACCGGCCTGCCGTACATCGTCGCGCGCAAGACCGCCAAACCCTACATGATCCACCCGGTCACCCGCGAGGTGCTCTCCATCACCACCGGCAAGCCGCAGCTGCTGGTGCTCGACGGCGCGGACATCGCCAAGATCAAGGGCAAGAAGGTGGCCATCGTGGACGACGTGGTCTCGACCGGCAGCACCCTCAAGGGGCTGCGCGAACTGATCGAGAGCGTCGGCGGCGAGGTGGCCGCGGTGATGGCCGTCTTCACCGAGGGCACCCCCCGCGACGACGTCATCGCCTTAGGCCATCTGCCTCTGTTCAGCCCCGAGGAGGCCTGA
- a CDS encoding bifunctional nuclease family protein encodes MVKAKLENLGVEAQSGNVVALLRAETGELLPIWIGPLEAQNIAVALAGEKPPRPLTPDLLLSVLEMLGGQLKRVEITELKDGTYFARLVVDHRGIEYEIDARPSDAMALAVRTGAEILVDEKVLAEGKIDEANFEPHGPTPEA; translated from the coding sequence ATGGTTAAGGCAAAACTAGAAAACCTGGGGGTCGAGGCCCAGAGCGGAAACGTGGTCGCGCTGCTGCGCGCCGAGACGGGCGAGCTCCTCCCCATCTGGATCGGACCGCTCGAGGCCCAGAACATCGCGGTCGCCCTGGCCGGCGAAAAACCCCCCAGACCGCTGACGCCGGACCTGCTGCTGTCGGTGCTCGAGATGCTGGGCGGCCAACTCAAGCGCGTCGAGATCACCGAGCTGAAGGACGGCACCTACTTCGCCCGTCTGGTCGTCGACCACCGCGGCATCGAGTACGAGATCGACGCCCGCCCTTCCGACGCCATGGCGCTGGCCGTGCGCACCGGCGCCGAGATTCTCGTGGACGAGAAGGTGCTGGCGGAGGGGAAGATCGACGAGGCCAACTTCGAGCCCCACGGCCCCACGCCGGAAGCCTGA
- a CDS encoding HIT domain-containing protein — protein sequence MSDCVFCRIIAGELPADIVYEDEQFVAFRDIRPKAKVHVLVVPREHVPKLSDYPDDEEGERKLGALFRTVNRVATRALGLEHYKIQAHVGERGGQEVFHVHVHVMSNAV from the coding sequence ATGAGCGACTGCGTCTTCTGCCGCATCATCGCCGGGGAGCTGCCCGCCGACATCGTCTACGAAGACGAGCAGTTCGTGGCCTTCCGCGATATCCGCCCCAAGGCCAAGGTGCACGTGCTGGTGGTGCCGCGCGAGCACGTACCCAAGCTTTCCGACTACCCCGACGACGAGGAGGGCGAGCGCAAGCTGGGCGCGCTCTTCCGCACCGTCAACCGCGTGGCCACCCGGGCGCTGGGGCTCGAGCACTACAAGATCCAGGCCCACGTGGGCGAGCGCGGCGGGCAGGAGGTCTTCCACGTGCACGTGCACGTGATGAGCAACGCGGTCTAG
- a CDS encoding MiaB/RimO family radical SAM methylthiotransferase: MRIAVRTLGCKVNQVESDALVGMLAALEPEVVELEQGADLVVINTCSVTTTAESTARKEIRRARRANPDAFVVVTGCYAELAPEQIAELGADAVVPNRSKAELPRVILERFGLPADPVTTPPSEFWGAGERGLFTDRVRAFLKIQDGCNAGCAYCIIPRTRGRERHRDWRSVVEEAEALAAAGYRELVLTGVRLGSYAGHPRGVAGLLEELVGVGVPLRLSSIEPEDTGPELLEVIGLHAPFVRPHLHLSLQTGADRLLALMGRRYAAADYRDLVARARARIPGFALTTDVIAGLPTETEDEHRATLAFLREVHPSRVHVFTYTPRPGTRAARLPQVPHAERKRRAHELIALAAQLAEARVRPLLGRRTTVLVERVRSGVGYGHTPDYYEVELTGEGLVAGREAEVVVEGVEGYTLRARTARPVDLKV, translated from the coding sequence ATGCGGATCGCGGTGCGCACCCTGGGGTGCAAGGTCAACCAGGTGGAGTCGGACGCGCTGGTGGGGATGCTGGCGGCGCTCGAGCCCGAGGTGGTCGAGCTCGAGCAGGGCGCCGACCTGGTGGTGATCAACACCTGCAGCGTGACCACGACGGCCGAGTCCACCGCCCGCAAGGAGATTCGCCGGGCCCGCCGCGCCAACCCCGACGCCTTCGTGGTCGTGACCGGCTGCTACGCCGAACTCGCGCCCGAGCAGATCGCCGAGCTGGGGGCCGACGCGGTGGTGCCCAACCGCAGCAAGGCCGAGCTGCCCCGGGTCATCCTCGAGCGTTTCGGGCTGCCCGCCGACCCCGTCACCACCCCGCCCAGCGAGTTCTGGGGCGCGGGCGAGCGGGGGCTTTTCACCGACCGGGTGCGGGCCTTCCTCAAGATCCAGGACGGCTGCAACGCCGGCTGTGCCTACTGCATCATCCCGCGCACCCGCGGCCGCGAGCGCCACCGCGACTGGCGCAGCGTGGTCGAGGAGGCCGAGGCTCTGGCGGCGGCCGGCTACCGCGAGCTCGTGCTCACCGGGGTGCGGCTGGGTTCGTACGCCGGGCACCCACGCGGGGTGGCGGGGCTGCTCGAGGAGCTGGTTGGGGTGGGCGTGCCGCTGCGGCTCAGCTCGATCGAGCCGGAGGACACCGGCCCCGAGCTGCTCGAGGTGATCGGCCTGCACGCCCCCTTCGTCCGCCCCCACCTGCACCTGAGCCTGCAGACGGGGGCCGATCGGCTGCTCGCGCTGATGGGCCGGCGCTACGCCGCCGCCGACTACCGCGACCTGGTCGCCCGTGCCCGGGCGCGCATCCCCGGCTTCGCCCTCACCACCGACGTGATCGCCGGCCTGCCCACCGAGACCGAGGACGAGCACCGCGCCACCCTCGCCTTCCTGCGCGAGGTGCACCCGAGCCGGGTGCACGTCTTCACCTACACCCCCAGGCCGGGCACCCGCGCCGCCCGCCTGCCCCAGGTGCCCCACGCCGAGCGCAAGCGCCGCGCCCATGAGCTGATCGCCCTGGCCGCCCAGCTCGCCGAGGCGCGGGTGCGGCCGCTTTTGGGCCGGCGCACCACGGTGCTCGTCGAACGGGTGCGCTCGGGTGTGGGGTACGGTCACACCCCCGACTACTACGAGGTCGAGCTCACCGGCGAGGGGCTCGTCGCGGGTCGGGAGGCCGAGGTCGTGGTGGAGGGCGTCGAGGGCTACACGCTGCGGGCCCGCACGGCGCGGCCGGTAGACTTGAAGGTATGA
- a CDS encoding formate--tetrahydrofolate ligase has protein sequence MTDLDIAQKATLHPIREIAGAIGIPEDKLFHYGPYMAKVEGEPPPKRGRLILVTALTPTPAGEGKTTVSIGLTQGLGRLGKKAAVALREPSLGPVFGVKGGATGGGYSQVLPMEEINLHFTGDFHAVTSAVNLLAAMVDNHIHQGNALGIEPRRVEYKRVLDMNDRALRHVVTGLGGPINGVPAESGFEITVASEVMAVMALARTVPELKERLGRIRVGYTFDRKPVYARQLKAHGAMTALLVQALKPNLVQTLEGQPAFVHMGPFANIAHGTNSVRATEMALGYADYVVTEAGFGSDLGAEKFFNVVSRAAGFAPEAVVLVATIRALRYHGGADDYHTPNPEAVRQGLANLAQHAGNIRQHGFDPVIALNHFESDTEEEIELVRAFAREYRLRFAVAEVWAKGGEGGRALAEEVLAALETPGQLQPLYDPDEDLGEKIRRIATEVYGAAGVSYTKKARNALRRIQRDGCDRLPVVMAKTPASLSDDPKLRGRPGDFTVTVTDLKARCGAGFVVVYMGDVMTMPGLPKTPAAERVDVTEDGRIVGLF, from the coding sequence ATGACCGACCTCGACATCGCCCAGAAGGCGACCCTGCACCCGATCCGCGAGATCGCCGGCGCCATCGGCATTCCCGAGGACAAGCTCTTCCACTACGGCCCCTACATGGCCAAGGTCGAAGGCGAGCCGCCCCCCAAGCGAGGGCGGCTCATCCTCGTCACCGCCCTCACCCCCACCCCCGCAGGCGAGGGCAAGACCACCGTCTCCATCGGCCTCACCCAGGGCCTCGGCCGGCTCGGCAAGAAGGCCGCGGTGGCGCTGCGCGAGCCCAGCCTGGGGCCGGTCTTCGGCGTCAAGGGCGGCGCCACCGGCGGCGGCTACAGCCAGGTGCTCCCCATGGAGGAGATCAACCTCCACTTCACCGGCGACTTCCACGCCGTCACCAGCGCGGTCAACCTGCTGGCGGCGATGGTCGACAACCACATCCACCAAGGCAACGCCCTGGGCATCGAACCGCGCCGCGTCGAGTACAAACGCGTCCTCGACATGAACGACCGCGCCCTGCGTCACGTGGTCACCGGGCTGGGTGGGCCCATAAACGGCGTGCCCGCCGAGTCGGGGTTCGAGATCACCGTGGCCTCCGAGGTCATGGCCGTCATGGCCCTGGCCCGCACCGTGCCCGAGCTCAAGGAGCGCCTGGGCAGGATCCGCGTCGGCTACACCTTCGACCGCAAGCCCGTCTACGCCCGCCAGCTCAAGGCCCACGGCGCGATGACCGCCCTGCTGGTCCAGGCGCTCAAGCCCAACCTGGTACAGACGCTCGAAGGCCAGCCCGCCTTCGTGCACATGGGCCCCTTCGCCAACATCGCCCACGGCACCAACTCGGTGCGGGCCACCGAGATGGCCCTGGGCTACGCCGACTACGTGGTCACCGAGGCCGGCTTCGGCTCCGACCTCGGCGCCGAGAAGTTCTTCAACGTGGTCAGCCGCGCCGCCGGCTTCGCGCCCGAGGCGGTGGTCCTCGTCGCCACCATCCGGGCGCTGCGCTACCACGGCGGCGCCGACGACTACCACACGCCCAACCCCGAGGCCGTCCGGCAGGGGCTTGCCAACCTTGCCCAGCACGCGGGCAACATCCGCCAGCACGGCTTCGACCCGGTGATCGCCCTCAACCACTTCGAAAGCGACACCGAGGAGGAAATCGAGCTGGTGCGCGCCTTCGCTCGCGAATACCGCCTGCGTTTCGCCGTGGCCGAGGTCTGGGCCAAGGGGGGCGAGGGCGGCCGGGCGCTGGCCGAGGAGGTGCTGGCCGCGCTGGAGACGCCCGGCCAGCTGCAGCCGCTCTACGACCCCGACGAAGACCTGGGGGAGAAGATCCGCCGCATCGCCACCGAGGTCTACGGCGCCGCCGGCGTCAGCTACACCAAGAAGGCCCGCAACGCCCTGCGCCGCATCCAGCGCGACGGCTGCGACCGGTTGCCCGTCGTCATGGCCAAGACGCCCGCAAGCCTCTCCGACGACCCCAAGCTGCGCGGCCGCCCCGGCGACTTCACCGTCACCGTGACCGACCTCAAGGCCCGCTGCGGTGCGGGCTTCGTGGTGGTCTACATGGGCGACGTGATGACGATGCCCGGCCTGCCCAAGACGCCCGCCGCCGAGCGGGTGGACGTGACCGAGGACGGCCGGATCGTCGGGCTGTTCTAA
- a CDS encoding cupin domain-containing protein produces MEIIDANEVAGAQARKLYDHPQGQALLVELEPGEALRRHTAPVDIFIYLLEGEGVVQVGEASARVRPDLLIPCAAGVPHALENTGVGRLRALVVKLGSK; encoded by the coding sequence ATGGAAATCATAGACGCGAACGAAGTTGCCGGCGCGCAGGCGCGCAAACTGTACGACCATCCGCAGGGGCAGGCGCTCCTGGTGGAGCTGGAGCCGGGCGAAGCGCTGCGGCGCCACACCGCCCCGGTGGACATCTTCATCTACCTGCTGGAGGGCGAGGGCGTGGTGCAGGTTGGCGAGGCGTCGGCCCGGGTGCGACCCGACCTGTTGATCCCTTGCGCCGCCGGCGTGCCGCACGCGCTCGAGAACACCGGCGTGGGGAGGCTGCGCGCCCTGGTGGTGAAGCTGGGTTCGAAGTAG